From Candidatus Hydrogenedentota bacterium:
GTGAAGAAGGAAGACGTGAAGTTCATCGACCTGCGGTTCATGGACTTTCCCGGCTTGATGCAGCATTTCAGCATTCCCTCGAGACACCTGAGCGTGGATGTCTTCGAGGAAGGACTTGGGTTCGACGGTTCGAGTATCCGCGGCTGGCAGGCCATCAACGAAAGCGACATGCTCGTTCTGCCCGATCCGAAGACCGCCGTCATCGATCCCTTCACCGAATACAAGACCCTTATTCTCTACTGCAACATTCTCGACCCGATCACGAAGGAGCGCTACAGCCGCTGCCCGCGCTGCATCGCCCAGAAGGCCGAGAACTACATGATCTCCACGGGAATCGCAGACACGGCGTATATCGGACCCGAAGCCGAGTTCTTCATCTTCGACAACATCCGCTACGACGCGAACTCCTTCTCCGCGTTCTATGAAATCGACAGCGTCGAAGCCATCTGGAACAGCGGCCGCGACGAGAATCCCAACCTCGGCTACAAGCTCCGCCACAAGGAAGGGTACTTCCCCGTACCGCCGTCCGACCGCCTTCAGGACGTCCGCAGCCGCATGGTCGACCACATGCAGAAGAGCGGCCTTAACGTCGAAGCGCACCACCACGAAGTGGCCACCGCCGGCCAGTGCGAAATCGACCTCAAGTTCGATTCGCTGACCATGATGGCCGACATGCTGACGATGTTTAAGTACATCATCAAGAATACGGCTTTCCAGGCCAACATGACGGCAACGTTCATGCCCAAGCCGCTCTATGGCGACAACGGCTCCGGTATGCACACGCACCTCTCGCTGTGGAAGGGCGGCAAGCCCCTCTTCGCCGGAGACAAGTACGCCGGTCTCAGCCAGGAAGCCCTGTGGGCCATCGGCGGTCTGCTGAAGCACGCCCCGGCCTTGGTCGCGTTTACCAACCCGACGACCAACTCCTACAAGCGTCTGGTTCCGGGTTATGAAGCACCCGTTAACCTCGCCTACTCGAGCCGTAACCGCAGCGCGTGCTGCCGTATCCCGATGTACTCGCCGAGCCCGAAGGCCAAGCGCGTCGAGTTCCGCGTACCCGATCCGTCCTGCAATCCGTACTTGGCGTTCTCGGCCGTGTTGATGGCCGCCCTCGACGGTATCCAGAACAAGATCGATCCGGGCCAGCCGATGGACAAGGACCTGTACGATCTGCCAGCCGAAGAAAAGGCGAAGATCCCGCAGACGCCCGGCAGCCTTCGCGAAGCGCTGGACAACCTTGAGAAGAACCACGACTTCCTGCTCAAGGGCGACGTGTTCACGAAGGACGTTATCACAACGTGGATTGACTACAAGCGCGAGCGCGAGTGCCTTGCCATGGAGCTTCGCCCGCATCCCTACGAATTCCACCTGTACTACGACATCTAGTCGCTGGAACGGCTCCGATTATCTGGAACCGGGTGTGGTGGCCACGTGCCGCCGCACCCGGTTTCTTGCTTCGACTCCGCGCAAACTTCCGGAGAGACATTTGCTCCTTGTGGCGTAGCCGCCCCCGGCTGCGATTCGGTAGCGCCGCGCTCGGCGATCGCGGCGCAGGTAACGGTAGTCTTTGACCTTGCTCAGCGCATTCATCCGAATCCACTGTCGCCGTGATTTCCTAATGAGATCTCGCCTCTGCCGTGTGCTATGCTGTCTCGCATGGACGTGGAAGTACAGTCCGCTCAGGTTCCTCCGCCCGCTCGCCGGCGTGTGTTCACCTTTGAGCCAGGCGGCCCTACGTGGTGGTACGTCATGCGAATGGGCCTCGTTGCTGTCCTCGGGGCTCTCGTAGTTGCTGTGCCTGTTCAACTGCTATTGCAGTCCGATGACCCGAGAGCCGAAATGCTCGAGTCTCACTTCCTGGTTGCCGCGTTCGCTATGATTGTCGTGGCGCCGCTGCTCGAGACCTTACTCATGGCGCTGTTCTTCGGAATCGCGACCTTCTTCAGCAAGAACCTCCACCGCCTTGCCCTTGTATCCGCGTTGTGCTGGGGGGTGCTTCACGTATTCAATTCTCCGACCAACGCCATCGCGGTGCTGTGGCCTTTCTACATCATGTCGCGCGTGTACTTGGCTTGGCGACGGATCGGTCTCTGGAAGGCCATGGGGGTAACCGCTCTCGTACATGCGTTAATTAACGCTCTGGCCTTGGTTATGGCAGGACTATTCGCAGCATTGGGCGAGGCTCCTCCCTCCGACTTAACTTCTCCCCCTACTCTGCAGCAGTACGCACCCGTGGACCAGTCCCAGCATCAATACCTCCCCTAGCCCGCCGATCCACTATCCAGGGTTCAGTCGTGCTCTAAAACGGTGCTACGGAAGTCTCTGGACAAGTGTTTTGTTGACAAACTCGAAAAAACCTGGTAAACAATCCCGTGTATACGGCTTAGCTGAAACCATAAAAACTGTGAATTGACTGAAGTAACCTTGGGGGGGATTTGAAGTCTGAGGTTCGCGATACCCGCAGCTCGATGAGCCATTCAAGACAAGCTGGCGGTCAGTCTCTGACAAGGTAGTTCATTTCGCGAATCGGCGTCCATCCACCTTAGGCCCGTCTCGAAAGAGCGAGCTGGGCGTTTGTTGCGCAGTATGCCCAGTGATCGGTGTGTGAAGATGAGGCTAAACTGAAAGGTGACTGTGTATGGACCGCATGGATGACAACGAATTGCGCAATTCGCTACCGTGGCTCATTTTCTCCCTTGATCGACAGAGTTATGCCATCAACGGCGCATATACCCGTGAGATGGTAAATTGCACGGATCCCATCAAGCTGCCCTACGCTCCGGATTACGTTCGCGGGGCCATAAGCCTAAGAGGCAGTGTTATGCCTCTGGTCGACCTGCGACTGTGGATCGGATTGAGTTCCGCCAGGAAAGAAATCGAGCATTTGGTCAGCGAGATGCACAAGCGAGAGCAGGATCATCGCGATTGGCTGACCGAGCTGGAAGCCTCCATACGCGAAGAGCGCCCATTCACTCGGGCCACGGACCCGCACAAATGCGCCTTTGGCAAGTGGTATGACTCGTATCATTCGGAGAACCCGATTTTCCGCGAAGTGCTGCGCAAATTCGACGCTCCCCACAAAGCCATTCACGGAATTGCGGTCAAAGCCCTCGCCGCGGCGCAGGATGGGCGGCATGACTTGGCCAACAGCATTGTTGAGGAGACCCGCAATACTACGCTGAGAGAAATGATTGACCTCTTCGGGAAGTTTCGGCATGCACTTGTCACCTATTCCCGAGAGACCGCAATCATCCTGGAGAACAACGACACGGTGTGCGCGGTGGCGGTCGATTCGGTCGACGCGGTTGAGCAGTTGGACACAACGTTCGACTCGACCGCGATCATGTTCCAAGACGACGCCCCTATCCGCGTTCCCTACGTTGGTAAGAGAAAAAAGGATGGGAGTTCGGTTCTTGTTGTAGACGTGGATGTGCTGTTCAGCGAGATGAGAAACGTGTGTGTCGAGCACGAAGGCTTCATGGTTGAGAACTGACGTCTGACCATCGTTCGCTCTGGCCCTATGAGGCTCGCGGGCAACCGCGATTGACGCGAGACACTGTGATATAGTCTCGAATCTGCTACCGATATTGGGGGCGTTCGCGTGACGGACGCGGCCGGTGGTGGATGGTCGAAACTCGGACAGTGGTCTGCCAGTATATCGTGAGCTGTCCTTCGCATTGGAGCCTCTCATGGGCAAGTTCCTTTCTCTTATCCTTCTCTTCGTTGCCGCAACCGCCACTGCATATGCCGCTGAACCCGCCTATCGCGACATCTATCCCGATACCTGGGTCGCCACCGACGCGCTCGGCAGGACCATGCCGGACATTTCCCAAGTGGGCCCGGTGAAAGACGGTCAGCGCCGCGTGGTCGGTATTTTCTACATCACATGGCACGGCGACGGTCTCGCAAATATGAAGAGTCCCTACGCGGCCGACGTGTCGAAGATTCTCTCGACCGATCCCAATGCGCGCCTCGATGCCAAGAACCCGTTGTGGACGGAGGGCATGTACCATTGGGGCGAGCCAGAACTCGGCTATTTCCTCAGCCGCGACGAGTACGTGATTCGCAAAGACATCTCCATGCTTTCCGATGCAGGTGTGGACGTGTTGGTTATGGATGTTACAAACGCCGTGCGGTATTGGGATGAGTGGGACGTGCTATTCCCGACGATGCAAAAGATGAAAGCGGAAGGCAACAAAGTGCCACAGTTCATCTTTTGGGCGTTCAACGGTCCGTGCATCACGGTCGTTCAAGATCTCTACGAACGCATCTACAAAGAAGAGAAGTACAAGGACCTTTGGTTCTATTGGGACGGCAAGCCGCTGCTGTTGTACAACGGGGGACCCTCGGTAGACGCCAACGGTAGAGTCGATCAACATCCCAATCTGCACTATGACCCGGCCGCGAAGACCGATCCCAACAATCCGCATTTCGGCGACCCGTATTACACCGAAGAGTTCTACAAGGACTACACGCAGGAAGTGAAAGACTTCTTCACGTTGCGCACGATGTGGTGGGGGTATTACGAGTGGCAAGGGAAACGTTTCATCGGCACCGAGGACAATTGGAGTTTTGGTTATGACATGGGCGACGAGCGCGTGCGCGGTTTGGACCTGGCCGCTCTCCTCTCCACGCACAACGGCCAGAAGGAAGAGGCTGCCGTTACGCCCGCGCAACACCCCGTCAGCCTGACCGGTAAATCGTGGACCCGCGAACACGGCGAACCGCAGCTCAACGAATACGACCTTCCCGCGCCGACGCATGTGCCGTGGCTGGGCAAGACGGTCGCGAATCCCGAAGGATACGGCATCTACTTCCAGGAACGCTGGGACGAAGCGCTCAAAGCCGACCCGCAGTTTCTCTACATCAACGACTGGAACGAATGGAGCGCAGGCAAGTACGACTCCGAAGAAGGCAAGACCTACGATTTCATGCGGCGCGCCGCACCTTACCGGTTCATCGATCAATACAACTCCGAGTTTAACCGCACCGTCCAGCCGATGAAGGGCGGCTATACCGACAATTACTACATGCAGATGGCCCAGAACATCCGCCGCTACAAAGGGATCAGGCCAATACCCGAATTGAGCGGCGCGAGCGCGATTACCATCGACGGCGATCTATCCGATTGGGGCACGGTCGGCACCGAATACCGCGACACGGTCGGCGACGTCACTCACCGCGACTACAAGGGCTATGGCGGCCTGCATTACACCAACACGTCCGGACGCAACGACCTTGTCACCTGCAAAGTAGCCGTCGACGATGCCAATGTGTATTTCTACGCGGAAACCAACGCGCCGCTTACGCCCCATACCGATCCCAACTGGATGCTTCTCCTTATCGACGCCGACAAGAACCACGATACCGGCTGGTACGGCTACGATTTCCTGATTAACAAGAAAGTTCAAGACGAGAAGTCGACGACCTTAATGCGTGCCGACGCCAATTCCAAAGACAACCCCTGGGTCGAGCGCGAACAAGTCACGTACCGCTATGCAGGTAAGGGAATCGAGATCGCCGTGCCGCGCAAGTTACTCGGGCTGACCGGGGATTCGCTATCGTTCGACTTCCATTGGTGCGACAACCCCGCCGAATTGAAAGACCCCATCTCCCTCTGCACCGACGGCGATAGCGCCCCGAATCGCCGCTTCAACTATCGGTGCATCTGGAAGAAGTAACCGTCTGGAATCTGCCTCGTCCGCAACGTCTATGCCGTCCAGTGATCTTCGCCATTGGACGGCTTTTCCTAATCGGGTTGGACCTATTGCGCCTCGATATTTCTTCGCGGCTTAATCAGCAGCAGCATCAATCCGCCGAGGAACAGGCCCACCGCGGAAACCTGAAAGACAAGCCCGATGTTCACGTCGTGGTCTCTCAGCTTGCCGCCCGCCCAAATCATCACACCGCCCACACTGCAACTGCAGAAGTTCATGAAGCCATACCCCGTCGCCCGATACCGTGGATCAGCCACTTGGCAAAGGATCGGCATCATGTTCGAGTCGGTGAACCCGCGCGAAAGCCCATACACAAGCAGACCCGCAACCGCAAACGTGAATACATTGGTTGACGAGGTCATGAACAAGGCCGGACCCGCTGCCAACAATCCGATACACGGCACCAGGATGCGCCCGCGCACGTTTGTCTTGTGCCACGCGTCGGCCCACGCGCCGCCGACCAGAATTCCCACAAACGCCGCGACCTGCAAATAGGCCGTCGCCGAAATGCCCGCGGCCCCCTGGCCCATGTTGAAGTGCTCTTTCAAATATGTCGGGAGCCACCCGCTGAAACTCCATCCCGCCATCGCCAGAAGACTCCAATGCGCCAGGATCACCAGATACGACGGCTGCCGCAATAGCGCCGACAGCGCCGACAAGAACGACAAATGACTCGCCGGATCCTCCGCTGTAGCCTCGGGGGCTAGCGGAACTTTTGCCGCAGGCTTCGAAGCGTCTCGCAGCACGAAGAACAACAGCACGGCGTAGAACACGCCAAATAGTCCGAATGCCGTGAAAGCCGTCCGCCAGCCGTACCAAACCGCCAGATAGCCCCCAATCCCTCCCAACGCCGAGCCCGCGTAGATCCCGCTCATGTGGATGCCCGTTGCCTTCGACCGCGTCGCGCCTCGGTGATAGTCTGAAATCAACGCCAGCGCCGCCGGAATGTAGCACGCTTCTCCGATTCCCATCAGCGCGCGAGCCGTAACCAGTTGACCAAACGTCTGACAATGCCCCGTGAGCCACGTCACCGCCGACCACACAAACAAGCTGACAACAATCACTCCCGAACGGCTGTACCGATCCGCCAGGTAACCTGCCGCGGGGCTGAGCGCCGCGTAGATCCATAGAAACACCGACGTCAGCAACCCAAACTGCGCGTCCGTCATCGGAATATCGCTCACGATCGAATCGCGCATCGTGGTGATTGTCAGCCGGTCAAGGTAGTTCAGCAACGCAACCATCCACAACAGCCCCACGACCAACCAAGCCCGTGCCATCGAAGGTGTCGCTTCAACCTGCGTCAGTTGCTCCCCCGTCTCGGCGATTCTCTCGGCCATGAACCCCCCTTTGGAGTCGTGCATATCCCCGCTGCATTGTGCGGACTTCAGTGGGCAGAAGCAACAGACCTGCGACTATCCTCCACGGATTCATCCCCTCGT
This genomic window contains:
- the glnA gene encoding type I glutamate--ammonia ligase; its protein translation is MHKDFSPKDVVDLVKKEDVKFIDLRFMDFPGLMQHFSIPSRHLSVDVFEEGLGFDGSSIRGWQAINESDMLVLPDPKTAVIDPFTEYKTLILYCNILDPITKERYSRCPRCIAQKAENYMISTGIADTAYIGPEAEFFIFDNIRYDANSFSAFYEIDSVEAIWNSGRDENPNLGYKLRHKEGYFPVPPSDRLQDVRSRMVDHMQKSGLNVEAHHHEVATAGQCEIDLKFDSLTMMADMLTMFKYIIKNTAFQANMTATFMPKPLYGDNGSGMHTHLSLWKGGKPLFAGDKYAGLSQEALWAIGGLLKHAPALVAFTNPTTNSYKRLVPGYEAPVNLAYSSRNRSACCRIPMYSPSPKAKRVEFRVPDPSCNPYLAFSAVLMAALDGIQNKIDPGQPMDKDLYDLPAEEKAKIPQTPGSLREALDNLEKNHDFLLKGDVFTKDVITTWIDYKRERECLAMELRPHPYEFHLYYDI
- a CDS encoding chemotaxis protein CheW, which gives rise to MDRMDDNELRNSLPWLIFSLDRQSYAINGAYTREMVNCTDPIKLPYAPDYVRGAISLRGSVMPLVDLRLWIGLSSARKEIEHLVSEMHKREQDHRDWLTELEASIREERPFTRATDPHKCAFGKWYDSYHSENPIFREVLRKFDAPHKAIHGIAVKALAAAQDGRHDLANSIVEETRNTTLREMIDLFGKFRHALVTYSRETAIILENNDTVCAVAVDSVDAVEQLDTTFDSTAIMFQDDAPIRVPYVGKRKKDGSSVLVVDVDVLFSEMRNVCVEHEGFMVEN
- a CDS encoding MFS transporter → MAERIAETGEQLTQVEATPSMARAWLVVGLLWMVALLNYLDRLTITTMRDSIVSDIPMTDAQFGLLTSVFLWIYAALSPAAGYLADRYSRSGVIVVSLFVWSAVTWLTGHCQTFGQLVTARALMGIGEACYIPAALALISDYHRGATRSKATGIHMSGIYAGSALGGIGGYLAVWYGWRTAFTAFGLFGVFYAVLLFFVLRDASKPAAKVPLAPEATAEDPASHLSFLSALSALLRQPSYLVILAHWSLLAMAGWSFSGWLPTYLKEHFNMGQGAAGISATAYLQVAAFVGILVGGAWADAWHKTNVRGRILVPCIGLLAAGPALFMTSSTNVFTFAVAGLLVYGLSRGFTDSNMMPILCQVADPRYRATGYGFMNFCSCSVGGVMIWAGGKLRDHDVNIGLVFQVSAVGLFLGGLMLLLIKPRRNIEAQ